A region from the Halosolutus gelatinilyticus genome encodes:
- a CDS encoding SDR family oxidoreductase, giving the protein MTDELKPLDEQVIVITGASSGIGLATARMAADRGATVVAAARSEDALRKLTDELAAEGGEATHVVADVRDRDDVREIARVAEEEFGGFDTWVNGAAVSIYGRLDDVPIEEMRDQFDVNVWGLLYGSLEAAEHLRDRDREPDRGGAIINIGSIVSERAILLQGSYSASKHAVKGFTEALRMELEREDAPVSVTLVKPSAIDTPFPEHAKNHMDEAATLPAPVYAPETVARAILHAAEHPQREVTVGAGGKQMTVLGEAASRLMDKLMETVFYREQRKDEPPRDIADRSGLDEPAGELRERGGYDGRVAESSLYTSLRQRREVPRSVALGVGLAATAAYAGYRMLRNGDEADDADSRSDDRRIARQIRT; this is encoded by the coding sequence ATGACCGACGAACTGAAGCCCCTCGACGAACAGGTGATCGTGATTACCGGCGCGTCGTCGGGCATCGGACTGGCGACCGCGCGGATGGCCGCCGATCGCGGCGCGACGGTGGTCGCCGCCGCTCGGAGCGAGGACGCGTTGCGGAAGTTGACCGACGAACTCGCCGCCGAGGGCGGCGAAGCGACGCACGTGGTCGCCGACGTTCGGGATCGCGACGACGTACGCGAGATCGCGCGGGTCGCCGAGGAGGAGTTCGGCGGCTTCGACACGTGGGTTAACGGGGCGGCCGTCTCCATCTACGGCAGGCTCGACGACGTTCCGATCGAGGAGATGCGCGATCAGTTCGACGTCAACGTGTGGGGTCTGCTGTACGGGTCGCTGGAGGCCGCCGAGCACCTGCGTGACCGCGACCGAGAGCCGGACCGCGGCGGAGCCATCATCAACATCGGGAGCATCGTCTCCGAGCGCGCGATCCTCCTGCAGGGGAGCTACTCGGCGTCGAAACACGCCGTCAAGGGCTTCACCGAGGCCCTCAGGATGGAACTCGAGCGGGAGGACGCGCCGGTGTCGGTGACGCTCGTCAAACCGAGCGCGATCGACACGCCGTTCCCGGAGCACGCCAAAAACCACATGGACGAGGCGGCGACCCTTCCGGCGCCGGTCTACGCGCCGGAGACGGTCGCCCGGGCGATTCTCCACGCCGCGGAACACCCCCAGCGCGAGGTGACCGTCGGCGCCGGCGGGAAGCAGATGACGGTCCTCGGCGAGGCCGCCTCGCGGCTGATGGACAAACTCATGGAGACCGTCTTCTACCGCGAGCAGCGAAAGGACGAGCCGCCGCGCGATATCGCCGATCGAAGCGGCCTCGACGAACCGGCCGGCGAACTTCGGGAACGCGGCGGCTACGACGGCCGCGTCGCCGAGTCGAGCCTCTACACCAGCCTTCGACAGCGCCGGGAGGTGCCGCGATCGGTCGCCCTCGGCGTGGGGCTCGCGGCGACGGCGGCGTACGCGGGATACAGGATGCTCAGGAACGGCGACGAAGCGGACGATGCAGATTCCCGGTCGGACGATCGACGGATCGCCCGGCAGATCCGGACGTAA
- a CDS encoding Lrp/AsnC family transcriptional regulator, producing the protein MELDDVDRGILHMLQDDARNNSAAVIADEVGVAPNTVRNRIERLEERGVIDGYYPHIDYERAGYQLHVIFVCSVPISDRREFADAALDTEGVIRVNEILSGRENLAVEVVGSDSEAITAIASELEATGCDISDEWFLRNTSVKPFNHFGAEEVDGQ; encoded by the coding sequence ATGGAACTCGACGACGTCGATCGGGGAATTCTCCATATGCTCCAGGACGACGCTCGGAACAACAGCGCCGCGGTTATCGCCGACGAGGTGGGGGTCGCGCCGAACACCGTCCGGAATCGCATCGAACGCCTCGAAGAACGCGGCGTGATAGACGGCTACTACCCGCACATCGACTACGAACGGGCGGGCTATCAACTCCACGTCATCTTCGTGTGCTCGGTCCCGATCTCCGATCGGCGCGAGTTCGCCGACGCCGCGCTCGATACCGAAGGGGTCATCCGAGTGAACGAAATCCTTTCAGGACGCGAAAACCTGGCCGTCGAGGTCGTCGGTAGCGATAGCGAGGCTATCACGGCCATCGCGAGCGAACTCGAAGCGACCGGGTGTGACATCAGCGACGAGTGGTTCCTCAGAAACACCTCCGTAAAACCGTTCAATCACTTCGGGGCCGAGGAAGTCGACGGACAATAA
- a CDS encoding response regulator, translating into MSHLQRSADPVHVLIAEDNPGDVRLIEESFEMIDCEAVLHTVADGYEALYFLKRRSTVESPPLPDLALVDLDLPGKDGCDVLEAIRDDPQLRRLPVIMLTGSDDERDIARCYDAHANAYVTKPTDPGEFVSLVEGIEQFWFHSVQLPSIPR; encoded by the coding sequence ATGTCCCACCTACAGCGTTCCGCTGACCCGGTCCACGTCCTCATCGCCGAAGACAATCCTGGCGACGTCCGCCTCATCGAAGAGTCCTTCGAGATGATCGACTGCGAGGCCGTGCTCCACACGGTCGCCGACGGGTACGAGGCCCTCTACTTCTTGAAGCGTCGAAGTACGGTGGAGTCGCCGCCCCTTCCTGACCTCGCCCTCGTCGATCTGGATCTGCCGGGGAAAGACGGGTGCGACGTCCTCGAAGCGATCAGGGACGATCCGCAACTGCGGCGGCTTCCCGTGATCATGCTCACGGGCTCGGACGACGAGCGGGATATCGCCCGCTGTTACGACGCGCACGCGAACGCCTATGTCACGAAACCGACAGACCCGGGCGAGTTCGTCTCGCTGGTTGAGGGGATCGAACAGTTCTGGTTCCATTCGGTGCAGCTTCCCTCGATTCCGCGATGA
- a CDS encoding fluoride efflux transporter FluC, with the protein MIAPAAAVLAIVAETAAFDPEPAHVVGTGGAIGAVCRHWVYRQFSSEGYPWPTLAVNAIGSFVLSAAIFAGLSGSSLQLLGVGACGSFTTFSSFSVETVQLYERGDRRLAILNAAGNLCLSLAAIGVAWIAIGS; encoded by the coding sequence GTGATCGCTCCGGCTGCGGCGGTGCTCGCGATTGTCGCCGAAACCGCCGCGTTCGACCCCGAGCCGGCCCACGTGGTCGGCACCGGCGGCGCGATCGGCGCCGTCTGCCGCCACTGGGTCTACCGGCAGTTCTCGAGCGAGGGGTATCCGTGGCCGACGCTCGCGGTAAACGCGATCGGCAGTTTCGTCCTGAGCGCTGCGATCTTCGCCGGCCTGAGCGGCTCGTCGCTCCAGTTGCTCGGCGTCGGCGCCTGCGGCTCGTTCACGACGTTCTCGTCGTTTTCGGTCGAAACCGTCCAGTTGTACGAACGCGGCGATCGGCGCCTCGCGATCCTGAATGCGGCGGGCAATCTCTGCCTGTCGCTCGCGGCGATCGGAGTCGCGTGGATCGCGATTGGGTCCTGA
- a CDS encoding fluoride efflux transporter FluC — protein MAADHPLVRLETLALIGIGGFAGSNLRYFATGVLADVPAVLLVNVLGSVVLGFLVYEAQYTGIVDRKSRLVLTTGFLSSLTTYSTFAVQTALAAEPLLLVAIVVGNYGLGFAGVVASRGLARRVSGWGPTPTGGETA, from the coding sequence ATGGCAGCCGACCACCCCCTCGTTCGACTGGAAACGCTCGCACTGATCGGCATCGGCGGCTTCGCCGGGTCGAATCTGCGCTACTTCGCGACCGGCGTCCTCGCCGACGTGCCGGCGGTACTGCTCGTCAACGTCCTCGGGAGCGTCGTCCTGGGCTTTCTCGTCTACGAGGCCCAGTACACCGGGATCGTCGATCGAAAGTCCCGGCTCGTCCTCACAACTGGTTTCCTCTCCTCGCTGACGACCTACAGCACGTTCGCGGTCCAGACCGCGCTGGCGGCGGAGCCGCTGTTGCTCGTCGCGATCGTCGTCGGGAACTACGGCCTCGGGTTCGCGGGCGTCGTCGCGAGCCGCGGGCTGGCCAGACGGGTCAGCGGTTGGGGGCCGACGCCGACCGGAGGTGAGACGGCGTGA
- a CDS encoding cation diffusion facilitator family transporter, with translation MAGTAAGGAGRDGFTRASWVNVVGNVAKIVVEGVAGLAFGSVALLADAAHSIADLIASIVVLVWGRSSYDEPDDTHPHGHERIEPLTALFVGAVIALLGLNLLYESASGIVYGVDVVFSPLLLGALAFAIVDMYAVYRYTIRVNETVGSTALKALAADCLNDIYTSFAAVVGIIGVLLGQPLLDPIAGGLVSLLVVYQGVEIGRENVAYLIGAAPPERKRAEVTAVLREHPRVQGVHDLAVFYDGTSLEVEVHVEVDGDMPFRRAHDLESELVSRLRALDDVGDAHVHLDPSGIGEWKDQSDRPDER, from the coding sequence ATGGCGGGCACCGCGGCCGGGGGAGCGGGCCGAGACGGGTTCACGAGAGCCTCGTGGGTCAACGTCGTCGGGAACGTCGCCAAAATCGTCGTCGAGGGCGTCGCGGGCCTCGCGTTCGGGAGCGTCGCCCTCCTCGCGGACGCGGCCCACTCGATCGCGGACCTGATCGCGAGCATCGTCGTCCTCGTTTGGGGCCGGAGTTCCTACGACGAGCCCGACGACACCCATCCTCACGGCCACGAGCGAATCGAGCCCCTGACGGCGCTGTTCGTCGGCGCGGTGATCGCGCTGTTGGGGCTGAATCTCCTGTACGAGTCCGCCAGCGGCATCGTCTACGGCGTTGACGTCGTCTTCAGCCCCCTGTTGCTCGGGGCACTCGCGTTCGCGATCGTCGACATGTACGCGGTCTACCGGTACACGATCCGGGTCAACGAGACGGTCGGATCGACCGCGCTCAAGGCGCTCGCGGCCGACTGCCTGAACGATATCTACACCTCCTTCGCGGCCGTCGTCGGGATCATCGGTGTCCTGCTCGGCCAGCCGCTACTCGACCCGATCGCCGGCGGCCTCGTCAGCCTGCTCGTCGTCTACCAGGGGGTCGAGATCGGCCGCGAGAACGTCGCCTACCTCATCGGCGCCGCGCCGCCCGAGCGAAAACGAGCGGAGGTCACGGCGGTCCTCCGCGAGCATCCCCGGGTCCAGGGCGTCCACGATCTGGCGGTCTTCTACGACGGCACCAGCCTGGAGGTCGAGGTGCACGTCGAGGTCGACGGCGACATGCCCTTCCGGCGGGCCCACGACCTCGAGTCCGAACTGGTGAGTCGCCTTCGCGCACTCGACGACGTCGGCGACGCGCACGTTCACCTCGATCCCTCGGGTATCGGCGAGTGGAAGGACCAGTCCGATCGACCCGACGAGCGGTAA
- a CDS encoding MBL fold metallo-hydrolase produces MELGDVREVTAGDCSDLYYVDTGMYDTGEYGAAYVLDDDRPAVVETGIGTNYEYILEALEDLGIDRDELEVIAVTHIHLDHAGGAGFLAEACPNAEIHVPAPGAGLLIDPERLVAGTKAAVGDQWAFYVEPKPLPEERVVEIEDGDAIDLGEHELRVHEAPGHAFHQVVFYDPANDAVFTGDAAGIWVPETEEIRETSPPSNFDLEQCLADLETLGKIDPDVLLYTHFGPREVGDDLDRALEEYATVLSEWVDAVEEARDELQDDDAVIEHFAENADLIDVWGERKARAEAVLNTRGVLGYLDREPRNAT; encoded by the coding sequence ATGGAACTCGGAGACGTCCGCGAGGTGACGGCCGGTGACTGTTCGGACCTGTACTACGTCGATACCGGGATGTACGACACGGGCGAGTACGGCGCGGCCTACGTGCTCGACGACGATCGACCGGCCGTCGTCGAGACCGGCATCGGGACCAACTATGAATACATTCTCGAGGCGCTGGAGGACCTCGGCATCGATCGGGACGAACTCGAGGTCATCGCGGTCACGCACATCCACCTCGACCACGCCGGCGGCGCGGGCTTCCTCGCCGAGGCGTGTCCGAACGCGGAGATCCACGTCCCGGCGCCGGGTGCGGGCCTGCTGATCGACCCGGAGCGACTGGTCGCAGGGACGAAAGCCGCCGTCGGCGACCAGTGGGCGTTCTACGTGGAACCGAAGCCTCTGCCCGAGGAGCGCGTCGTCGAGATCGAGGACGGCGACGCGATCGACCTGGGGGAGCACGAACTGCGCGTCCACGAGGCGCCGGGTCACGCGTTCCACCAGGTCGTCTTCTACGACCCGGCGAACGACGCCGTCTTCACCGGCGACGCGGCGGGGATCTGGGTTCCCGAGACCGAGGAGATCCGAGAGACGTCACCGCCGTCGAACTTCGACCTCGAGCAGTGTCTGGCGGACCTCGAGACGCTGGGGAAGATCGACCCCGACGTCCTTCTCTACACGCACTTCGGACCCCGGGAGGTTGGCGACGACCTCGATCGCGCCCTCGAGGAGTACGCGACGGTGCTCTCCGAGTGGGTCGACGCGGTCGAAGAAGCGCGAGACGAACTCCAGGACGACGACGCGGTGATCGAGCACTTCGCCGAGAACGCCGACCTGATCGACGTCTGGGGCGAGCGCAAGGCCCGCGCGGAGGCGGTGCTAAACACTCGCGGCGTTCTCGGATATCTCGATCGGGAGCCTCGGAACGCGACGTAA
- a CDS encoding AMP-dependent synthetase/ligase, with protein MDWRDAEREYEDEVIGETTLGRMFEDAAERHPNRPAQKYKGGVYDRSLTDSVLPAASPGEFRTISYAEMRDIARRLSAGFRDLGVDRGERVGIFASTRMEWAQCDFALLSAGAAVTTVYKSSSPDQVRYLLDDPDASGVVVENEDLLERVLAVEDDLDLEFVVSMDDLGDEYDDREGVLTLDEVYDRGDETFDLDAYLERVDAPEMDDLASLIYTSGTTGQPKGVRLTHRNFRSNVNQIRKRYGPRPDKPEDVPAIDETTQTVSYLPLAHVFERTSGHFLIFASGACVAYAENTETLKEDFGAVEPNTATSVPRVYEKIYDAIREQAGESAIKERIFEWATDVGVEYQRADDPGPILEAKRSLADKLVFSTVREALGGNVDLLISGGGSLSKELCTLYHAMGLPIYEGYGLTETSPVVTVNPPEEPTVGTIGPALPGVEVRIDESVADQDAFDDPGKVGELLVRGPNVTEGYWNRPGATEGAFTADESGRWFRTGDIVHLRPDGYVEFRDRAKQILVLSTGKNVAPGPIEDAFAASDVVEQAMVVGDGEKFVGALLVPNTERIRNWAAENGIDVPTDPEAMCDDDTVREYVEEEVDRVNENFESHETIKRFELVPQEFTEENEMLTPTMKKKRRVILDRFEDRVDRIYADA; from the coding sequence ATGGACTGGCGGGACGCCGAACGAGAGTACGAGGACGAGGTGATCGGGGAGACGACGCTCGGGCGCATGTTCGAGGACGCGGCCGAGCGTCATCCGAACCGGCCGGCGCAGAAGTACAAGGGCGGCGTCTACGATCGATCGCTGACCGACTCGGTGCTGCCGGCGGCGTCGCCGGGGGAGTTCCGGACGATCTCGTACGCCGAGATGCGCGATATCGCCCGAAGGCTCTCCGCGGGATTTCGCGATCTCGGCGTCGACCGGGGCGAGCGGGTGGGGATCTTCGCCAGCACCCGGATGGAGTGGGCGCAGTGTGACTTCGCGCTGCTCTCGGCTGGCGCCGCCGTGACGACCGTCTACAAGAGTTCCTCGCCGGATCAAGTGCGGTACCTCCTCGACGATCCGGACGCGTCGGGGGTCGTCGTCGAGAACGAGGACCTCCTCGAGCGAGTCCTTGCGGTCGAGGACGACCTCGACCTCGAGTTCGTCGTTTCGATGGACGACCTCGGCGACGAGTACGACGATCGCGAGGGCGTGCTGACGCTCGACGAGGTGTACGATCGGGGCGACGAGACGTTCGACCTCGACGCCTACCTGGAGCGCGTCGACGCCCCCGAGATGGACGATCTGGCGAGTCTGATCTACACGAGCGGGACGACGGGCCAGCCGAAGGGCGTCCGGCTTACCCACCGCAACTTTCGGTCGAACGTCAACCAGATCCGCAAGCGGTACGGCCCGCGACCCGACAAGCCCGAAGACGTGCCGGCGATCGACGAGACCACGCAGACCGTCTCCTACCTGCCGCTGGCGCACGTCTTCGAGCGGACGTCGGGGCACTTCCTGATCTTCGCGAGCGGCGCCTGCGTCGCCTACGCCGAGAACACGGAGACGCTGAAGGAGGACTTCGGCGCGGTCGAACCGAACACGGCAACCAGCGTGCCCCGCGTCTACGAGAAGATCTACGACGCGATCCGCGAGCAGGCGGGCGAATCCGCGATCAAAGAGCGCATCTTCGAGTGGGCGACCGACGTCGGCGTCGAGTACCAGCGGGCCGACGATCCGGGACCGATTCTGGAGGCGAAGCGATCGCTCGCGGACAAACTCGTCTTTTCGACCGTTCGGGAGGCCCTGGGCGGCAACGTCGACCTCCTGATCAGCGGCGGCGGCAGCCTCTCGAAGGAGCTCTGCACGCTCTACCACGCGATGGGGCTGCCGATCTACGAGGGCTACGGCCTCACCGAGACCTCGCCGGTCGTCACCGTCAACCCGCCCGAGGAGCCGACGGTCGGCACGATCGGGCCGGCGCTTCCCGGCGTCGAGGTGCGGATCGACGAGTCCGTCGCCGACCAGGACGCGTTCGACGACCCCGGCAAGGTGGGCGAACTGCTCGTGCGAGGACCGAACGTGACCGAGGGCTACTGGAACAGGCCCGGCGCGACCGAGGGCGCGTTCACGGCGGACGAGTCGGGCCGGTGGTTCCGCACCGGCGACATCGTCCACCTGCGCCCGGACGGCTACGTCGAGTTCCGCGATCGGGCTAAACAGATCCTCGTCCTCTCGACGGGGAAGAACGTCGCGCCCGGTCCGATCGAGGACGCATTCGCCGCGAGCGACGTCGTCGAGCAGGCGATGGTCGTCGGCGACGGCGAGAAGTTCGTCGGCGCCCTGCTGGTCCCGAACACCGAGCGCATCCGTAACTGGGCCGCCGAAAACGGAATCGACGTGCCGACCGACCCCGAGGCGATGTGCGACGACGACACCGTCCGCGAGTACGTCGAGGAGGAGGTCGATCGCGTCAACGAGAACTTCGAGAGCCACGAGACGATCAAGCGGTTCGAACTCGTCCCACAGGAGTTCACCGAGGAGAACGAGATGCTCACGCCGACGATGAAGAAGAAACGCCGGGTCATCCTCGATCGGTTCGAGGACCGCGTCGATCGGATTTACGCGGACGCGTAG
- a CDS encoding AMP-dependent synthetase/ligase — translation MGWEQAEREFSNEVLRMESLGRMFATTVERNAESVAQRYKGGVYDRTLAGTAFDPAPDGAYASVTYRETGEIVRALSAGFRDLGVDRGDRVGVFADTRMEWAQCDFALLSIGAVVTTVYKSSSPDQVRYLLDDPGATGVIVENADLVERVLEVEDDLDLEFVVSMDDLDGYADREDVLTLEEVYERGAAAFDPERYEALLDEIDADDLASIIYTSGTTGQPKGVRLTHRNFRSNVNQIYRRYGPRPDKAAGVPSIDENTTSVSYLPLAHVMERTCGHFVMFAAGSTVGYAESVDTLQEDFSLVQPTTATSVPRVYEKIYDAIREQASESPIKERIFEWATDVGREYHRSKRPGVALAVKHSIANALVFSTVKDALGGNVEFLVSGGGTLSKELCTLYHGMGLPIYEGYGLTETSPVVTTNPPEEPKVGTIGPPIVDCEIRVDETVVPEGSTVDTLGETGELLVKGPNATDGYWENPEATADAFTEDGWFRTGDIVTVRPDGYLTFHERSKQLLVLSTGKNVAPAPIEDAFAASDVVEQAMVVGDGEKFVSALVVPNVGTLQRRAAEAGVDLPDDPEAVCDHEWARDRIGEAVVAVNDGFEAHETIKEFRLVPDEFTEENGMLTPTLKKKRRVILEAYADEVADVYDERSVDEASADVAD, via the coding sequence ATGGGATGGGAACAGGCCGAACGGGAGTTCTCGAACGAGGTGCTGCGAATGGAATCGCTCGGACGGATGTTCGCGACGACGGTCGAGCGAAACGCCGAATCGGTCGCCCAACGGTACAAGGGCGGCGTCTACGATCGGACGCTCGCGGGGACGGCGTTCGACCCGGCGCCGGACGGCGCGTACGCGAGCGTGACCTACCGGGAGACGGGTGAGATCGTCCGCGCGCTCTCGGCGGGCTTTCGCGACCTCGGCGTCGACCGGGGCGATCGAGTGGGGGTGTTCGCGGATACCCGGATGGAGTGGGCGCAGTGTGACTTCGCGCTGCTCTCGATTGGTGCCGTCGTGACGACGGTGTACAAGAGTTCCTCGCCCGACCAGGTGCGGTACCTGCTCGACGATCCCGGCGCAACGGGCGTGATCGTCGAAAACGCAGATCTCGTCGAACGCGTACTGGAGGTCGAGGACGACCTCGACCTCGAGTTCGTCGTCTCGATGGACGACCTCGACGGCTACGCCGATCGCGAGGACGTGCTGACGCTCGAGGAGGTCTACGAGCGAGGCGCGGCGGCGTTCGATCCGGAGCGCTACGAGGCGCTACTCGACGAGATCGACGCGGACGACCTCGCGAGCATTATCTACACGAGCGGGACCACGGGCCAGCCGAAGGGCGTCCGGCTCACCCACCGCAACTTCCGGTCGAACGTCAACCAGATCTACCGACGGTACGGGCCGCGGCCGGACAAGGCCGCCGGCGTGCCCTCGATCGACGAGAACACGACGAGCGTCTCGTACCTGCCGCTCGCCCACGTCATGGAGCGCACGTGCGGCCACTTCGTGATGTTCGCCGCGGGGAGCACCGTCGGGTACGCCGAGAGCGTCGACACGCTCCAGGAGGACTTCAGCCTCGTACAGCCGACCACCGCGACGAGCGTGCCCCGCGTCTACGAGAAGATCTACGACGCGATCCGCGAGCAGGCGAGCGAGTCTCCGATCAAGGAGCGCATCTTCGAGTGGGCGACCGACGTCGGCCGGGAGTACCACCGATCGAAGCGACCTGGGGTGGCGCTCGCTGTCAAGCACTCGATCGCGAACGCGCTCGTGTTCAGCACCGTCAAGGATGCGCTCGGCGGCAACGTCGAGTTCCTCGTCAGCGGCGGCGGGACGCTCTCGAAGGAGCTCTGTACGCTCTATCACGGGATGGGGCTGCCGATCTACGAGGGCTACGGCCTCACCGAGACCTCGCCGGTTGTCACGACGAACCCGCCCGAGGAGCCGAAGGTCGGCACGATCGGACCGCCCATCGTCGACTGCGAGATCCGGGTCGACGAGACGGTGGTTCCGGAGGGGTCGACGGTAGATACGCTCGGCGAGACGGGCGAACTCCTCGTGAAGGGGCCGAACGCGACCGACGGGTACTGGGAGAACCCGGAGGCCACGGCCGATGCGTTCACGGAGGACGGATGGTTTCGCACCGGCGACATCGTCACCGTTCGGCCCGACGGCTATCTGACCTTCCACGAGCGATCCAAACAACTGTTGGTCCTCTCGACGGGGAAGAACGTCGCGCCCGCGCCGATCGAGGACGCATTCGCCGCGAGCGACGTCGTCGAGCAGGCGATGGTCGTCGGCGACGGCGAGAAGTTCGTCAGCGCGCTCGTCGTCCCCAACGTCGGGACGCTCCAACGACGAGCCGCCGAGGCGGGGGTCGACTTGCCCGACGATCCGGAAGCCGTCTGCGACCACGAGTGGGCGCGCGATCGAATCGGCGAGGCGGTCGTCGCGGTCAACGACGGCTTCGAAGCTCACGAGACGATCAAGGAGTTTCGCCTCGTCCCCGATGAGTTCACCGAGGAGAACGGCATGCTCACGCCGACGCTGAAGAAGAAGCGGCGGGTCATCCTGGAGGCGTACGCGGACGAGGTCGCGGACGTCTACGACGAGCGATCGGTCGACGAAGCGAGTGCGGACGTCGCGGACTGA
- a CDS encoding cation:proton antiporter, with protein sequence MASTDFLLVVAAIIGLGVSAQLLAARFRVPSVLFLITAGIVLGPEGLGVVTLENLGGIDALSTIVGVSVAIIVFEGAFHLKIDKLRQAPSAVIRLITLGAAIAFVGTAVATHYLIGADWGISLLIGALLVATGPTVVTPILAVVPVRDRVAAALETEGIVNDVTAAIAAIVVFKALASAEIHVDTYVQDFVSRLGVGLFVGVVVAAIVWAVLQYVDMSPDDAPQNARLLTLAGAVVAFGAADWVYSEAGVAAAATAGLVLGNAGLPYEEEIEAFKGDVTLIVLSFVFIALAALLDFDRLSALGFGGLALVVVVMGVLRPAVVFLSTSGKRFTAREKLFMSAVGPRGIIPASVATLFAIRLQDSEPPTNVAGAKLLVGTVFLVILVTVVVEGGFARQIAERLDVIPMRVLIVGGGKVGRSLAERLEARGENVVLIEADETILERARSEGFTVHAGDGTNTEVLLAAGAENAKIVVAATGDDDANLLIAQLVKSKFDVDRVIARANNPANVDAFEELDVRTISSSESTAWAIDNLIERPALSNWMTEIGRSGDVQEIEITSEHVAGQRIVEISDELPNGVLIALVSRDGESEVPDPELTLKLGDHVTLLGRTEAVHETLDRWHPHD encoded by the coding sequence ATGGCTAGTACCGACTTCCTCCTCGTCGTCGCCGCGATTATCGGTCTCGGCGTCAGCGCCCAGTTACTCGCGGCTCGCTTTCGCGTCCCGAGCGTCCTCTTTCTCATCACCGCGGGCATCGTGCTGGGTCCCGAAGGACTGGGCGTGGTTACCCTCGAGAACCTCGGCGGGATCGACGCGCTCTCGACGATCGTCGGCGTGAGCGTCGCGATCATCGTCTTCGAGGGGGCGTTTCACCTCAAAATCGATAAGCTTCGCCAGGCGCCGTCGGCGGTGATCCGGCTGATCACCCTCGGCGCGGCGATCGCGTTCGTCGGGACGGCGGTCGCCACCCACTACCTGATCGGCGCGGACTGGGGCATCTCGCTGTTGATCGGTGCGCTCCTCGTCGCGACGGGACCGACCGTGGTCACGCCGATCCTGGCCGTCGTCCCCGTCAGGGATCGGGTGGCAGCCGCCCTCGAAACGGAAGGGATCGTCAACGACGTCACCGCGGCGATCGCGGCCATCGTCGTGTTCAAGGCGCTGGCGTCGGCAGAGATCCACGTCGATACGTACGTCCAGGACTTCGTCAGTCGCCTGGGTGTCGGGTTATTCGTCGGCGTCGTCGTCGCGGCGATCGTCTGGGCCGTCCTGCAGTACGTGGATATGTCGCCGGACGACGCGCCGCAGAACGCTCGACTGTTGACCCTGGCCGGCGCCGTCGTCGCCTTCGGTGCGGCTGACTGGGTGTACTCGGAAGCGGGGGTGGCCGCGGCCGCGACCGCCGGCCTCGTGCTGGGGAACGCCGGTCTCCCCTACGAGGAGGAGATCGAGGCGTTCAAAGGCGACGTGACGTTGATCGTTCTCTCGTTCGTGTTCATCGCGCTCGCGGCGTTGCTCGATTTCGACCGGCTGTCCGCGCTCGGGTTCGGTGGTCTGGCGCTGGTCGTCGTCGTGATGGGCGTCTTGCGGCCGGCGGTAGTTTTTCTCTCGACGAGCGGTAAGCGGTTCACGGCTCGAGAGAAGCTGTTCATGAGCGCCGTCGGACCGCGGGGGATTATTCCGGCGTCGGTCGCGACCCTATTCGCGATCCGGCTGCAGGACTCCGAGCCGCCGACGAACGTCGCCGGTGCGAAACTGCTCGTCGGAACCGTCTTTCTCGTCATTCTGGTGACTGTCGTCGTCGAGGGCGGATTCGCCCGACAGATCGCGGAACGATTGGACGTGATACCCATGCGTGTACTCATCGTCGGCGGCGGCAAGGTCGGCCGCTCGCTGGCAGAACGACTGGAAGCGCGCGGCGAAAACGTAGTCCTGATCGAAGCGGACGAGACGATCCTCGAACGCGCCCGATCGGAAGGGTTCACCGTCCACGCGGGCGACGGGACGAACACCGAAGTCCTCCTCGCGGCGGGGGCGGAAAACGCCAAGATCGTCGTCGCGGCGACCGGCGACGACGACGCGAACCTCCTGATCGCCCAGCTGGTCAAGTCCAAGTTCGACGTTGACCGGGTGATCGCCCGGGCGAACAATCCCGCCAACGTCGACGCGTTCGAAGAGCTCGACGTGCGGACCATCTCGTCGTCCGAATCGACGGCGTGGGCGATCGACAACTTGATCGAGCGGCCGGCGCTCTCGAACTGGATGACCGAGATCGGTCGATCGGGCGACGTCCAGGAGATCGAGATCACCAGCGAGCACGTCGCCGGTCAGC